The following is a genomic window from Lagenorhynchus albirostris chromosome 2, mLagAlb1.1, whole genome shotgun sequence.
CACCCCCGACCTCACTTGGCAATCGTGAACTTCCGGAGGGAGGAAACCATCCCTGAATGCTTTCCAAGGGACCTTCTTGGTCTGCTCTGCTAACCACTGACACTGGGCTATACTATGCATATCTTGGCTCTGAATTGGGGACTTCCAACAACTGGAAGATAGTGTTTGGAACCTATCAGTGACCACAGCTAATTGGAAAGGCTTCCAGCCCAGACAAAGAGGCTTAGGAGTGAGGGTGACACCCTAAAGCCCACAGAGCTGAAGCACAGACAGTCTGCCCTCAGCTGTTTCTGAAGTAGCAAAACGCTCACCCACAGCTGGCTGAGAATAGGAAGCCTGATCCCATTAGGGTCTGTGGGAAGATGAGGATCCCGTTAGGATCTGAGAGATTCTCTGTCCTTTCTCAAGGCTCCTGAGAGAGGCAGGGGAGTGACTTCCCAACACTACTAAGGCCCACCCCGTTTTTGAAAGAAGCTGGGAGGCCCAACTACCTCAAAATCCTGGAGGGAAATTCTCTATCAAGCCGAGtagctcccctcctcccccttttcctctctcttgtcCCTGGTTGTTGAGCCCTTACCCAGCCTCGTCTGGGCTGCTCACCTCCTCTTCCTGTCCCCTTTGGAAGGAAGAGTCTCAGATTACACAGACCTCAGTGGCATCAGGCTTGCTGAGGGTAGGGGAGAGCCATATGCCTCATTTCCAACCCACTGTGTCCTCCATGTCCAGCCAGGGAGCCAACTTCCCATAGCCCCAGAAGCCCAGGTGTCAAAGTGGCTCTGAGCCTTAGTCTCTTCATAGCAAAACAAAGATGATAATATGTGTTGCTGTGAGGAATAAGGTATgaaactgcctggcacatagcagtcATGCCACGTGCTCTTATTACTGTATTCTGTTCTTTAGGAAGAAGCAGGAGGGGGGCACTTTTGGTCAGACGAGCAATCTTGTTGCAAGCATCTGAAATCAGGTTTTCCCAAAAAGGCACTGGACACTTggacattttgtgtgtgtgggtgtgtgtgtgtgggtgtgtgtgtgggtgggtgggtgtgtgtgtgggtgggtgtgtagGAATATCGTGCCTTTCTGCCTTTCTGGAAGGAGACACAGTGGCCTGCCTGACCCCAGTGCCTTGGCCTAGGGTGCCCGGTTAGTTCTGAGAAGGAACCTTAACCCCAGTGCCTTGCTTTCCATCACCTACTTCTGTGGATCCACAGAGCCAATTTGGACTTCGCTCTCTGAAGTAACTGCATGTAAGAGAGAAGAGTAGATACCTTCTTTAGAGAATTTTAGGTTGCAAACTTTCCCCATACAACTCAAATTCTTAGGAGAGGAAAATCTTTGTAAgccctgggcctctgtttcctagGGGATAACCTGGCAGTGCAGAAAGGATGGGACTGTGGTTACTTGACTCTTTGTGAGCCCAATTTCTATCTAGAAAGCTTTGCTTTATCCCAGAACTAgctatatttccattttccacAGTAGAGGACCTGGCACTAACCTGGTTTCCAGGCATTTGGAGGGACAGTTTTAAAACTAAGTTTTGAGCTCCTTCCTGCACACAAAAGCGTGCTGGAGATGCTGTGGGAAGGAGGAATAATGGGACAAAGTTACCATTTttagggagctctctggggagATAAAAAATAAACCCAGGACATAGTTGCAAACCTAGAGGTAGAATCAAGTAGGTATGAAATCATGACTgaataaatgtgtttatataaGTGAAAGAATTTGGCGGACTAGATAGTGTACCCAAAGCTCTGTATGTGTTAAAGGGAAAGGGATGGTGGCTAGTCGTGTTTTGACCTGAAGATGGCTTTGAAATTTGGAAAAGTTTACAAGAAagtgcttggggcttccctggtggcgcagtggttgagagtccgcctgccgatgcaagggacacgggatcgtgccctggtctgggaggatcccacatgccgtggagcggctgggcccgtgagccatggccgctgagcctgtgcgggaggggccgcaacggtgagaggcccgcgtaccgggggggaaaaaaaaaaaaaagtgctcaagTGGAGAGGACAACTGGAAAGAGTGGCCACCACGAAGTTTCCAGCAGAACTTGGCAATCTTACCAACTTTGCCCTCtgggactgattttttttaattgagatataattcacatatcataaaattcattaTAGAGTTTACAGTTCAGTgttttttcatatattcacaaagttgtgcgactatcaccactatttaaatccagaacatttcatcaccccaagagAAATTCCATATACATTAGCAGttggactgaaaaaaaatttttttttaattttatttaagtatagttgatttacaatgttgcgtaggactgaaaaattttaaatgtcaaatttaGGCCAGGAAAAGATGACAAGAAATGCTCACTGAGACCCCACCCTGGGTAACATTAAGAAAGCTTTAGATAGAAAAGTCTGGGACCCAGTTCAGAAGCTGGTGCCTAAGCCAGCTCACAGCTAGCTGTCTGATTTGGTGATATTCCAATCCATAGCATCTGCTTTTAAAATCTGTCAACACCAACATGCTACCTTAgggtagctcatttctttcccCATAGAGGGCAACCATGAGCGGTGTAGAGGAAGTAGGCAAAAGTCAAAtgctgagagaaaagaaagaatttcctTTCTCAGGACCTACCCATTAAGAGGAAGTCACCAGACCTGTCCGGTAAGAGAAACCAGGTCACTTCCAGAGCTGAGGGTAAGTCACTTGCCCTCTCCCAGAGTCTCTGACTGGTTTGGAACCTTAAAACCCAACACCGTTCTGGGAAAAGAGAGGTGAAAACGAGGGACCCAGAAAGCATCAGAGTGGTCCTGCCAGCTTCCCCTGTAGAATTAGTAGCTCTGATGAGAGCCCTTTGAGTCCCATGGGTGTGACCAAACTTGGACTCTGGGGAACCTGATGAGGCTGGACTGAGTTTCCCCAATACTGTCAGGTGGAGGAGTGACCACTTGATGTCAGGCCAGTATTCTCAGGAGGCCCAGTGATCATGTAGGTCATATTTGGCAGTAAAGCTGTGCCTCAGTACTGGGCCTGATTATCCTGCTTTTGGCACAGAAATGCTGGATAAGTCCTAGACTATTGATGCTGTAAGGATTAATAATGCGTAGCATGTATTGAATATGTACTATGGGCTACTTTACATGCATGTATTTGCTCAAACTTCACAGCAACTTTAAGAGGAAGGTACTATTTTTTAATCCCCAGTTCACAAATGAGGACAGAAGGTAAGCATGGTGAAAAGCCTTGGCCAAGGCAGGCTGGGAGTCAAACCCAGGCAGTTTTAACTTCACATTTTTTCGTTATAAAGCCTTTAGTCCTAGCCCCTTATgatacagaaggggaaactgaggcccagggaggtatAATGGCTTTTCCAAGCCAGTCAGGGACACTTCCAAGCCTCCTGGTTACCAGTTCAGTGCTGCCTGGGCTCCGGAGTGTGATGGGGACACCTTGGGGGCCTTTTCCTAGCCGACCCTGCCTGCCCGGCCAGGCTCAGGCACCGCCGGTAGATCAAATGACTCAGAGGGCAGGGACTACTTTGCCGCACGACCCCGCCCTGTCCCGCTGCTCTAAGGATGCCGAGCTCTCGGGTAGGGCGGGTGGCAACTCGTCCGAGCGAAACCGGGAGAGCGCCGCCTCTGGCacctggcggggggcgggggccccTCAGTGGCGCAGCCCGTCTCGGCGCCTGCGGGGCCGGATGGGCGGAGGGAAGACGCAATGCGCGCAGTCCGCCGCTCATTCTCCTATTGGTCAGTCGGGCCCCTGGGGCGGTACCCTGAGTGTCTCCCTCCCGTGATTGGATGACATCGGCCTCGGGCCCGCCTCCAGCCTCGGGCTGTGAAGGCCTGGCCTCGCTGGGAGGCCGCATACGTAGGCGTGTTGCAGCTGGgagccggggttggggggggcgagccggggttggggggggcgggCCGGGGGAGGCGTGGAGGCGTAGGGCTCCGCCGACCAAGGCAGGACGCGCTCCTCGCGGCCCTTCCCACTCAACTTGAGTCTCCTCGTCGTCAGCCCGTTTCATTTTTGTCCCCATCTCCGAAAGCTGGAGGGCGGTCTTCTCAGACCTGGGCCAGACCTTTAAAAAGGCGGCGTCATACCCCTGCCCCAGGCCGTACTCCCCTCCGCTCAGATATAATGACTCTTTCCCGCTTTCAGATCTCAGGTGCCCAGAGCCGCTCACTGCAGCGTACCCCTCCGGCGCTGTCCTCGGACCTCACACCTGAGACTGCACTGGTTTCCTGTCCCCTCAGACCTGAGCTCTTAAGCCTCCCGCCCCGCGGCCCCTGCAGAGAAGCCTCCAAGCCGTCTTTGCACTCACCTGACCCTCTCGGGAGGACCAGTTTCGGGGGACCAGACCAGACCCTGATGGAGAGAGCTGGAcccccagcctctctcctggAGTCACTGGCTCCAGAGTCTTGTCTGCGGGTCACTGAGCCATCCCCATGGGAGGGTCTCTGTAACTCATACACCAAACCCTGTCTCGTCCCTCTGCAATAACTGGAAAAGACAGGAGGAGTGTCACAGGGGAACTTTATTGAGAGGAAACATGGTCACACCCAGCAGACATGCTTTCGCTCGCTTCCTTGGTCTTACTCGCTGCatgcacactctctctctctctctctctctctctctctctctctcatctccagcCTCTGCCACACAATTGAGTTCTCAGCCACAAAGGTGGGATACTCCTCAATTCCTAAGATCCAGAggcagcaggggcaggaggggggcggggtggggaggaagtGGCCAGGTTCAGGGGTGGGGTCGGGGGGCGGCGGAGGTGCAGAGAGCAGGGCTGGGTGGAATGACCAGTGGCCAGGAGCACCTGAAAGCTGCAGGAAGCATGGAATCCTCTGGCTCCAGGCGGCCTCAGTTCTGCTGGTTCCTCTCTGTGGAGCCTTTCTGAGCTGGGGCAGAGCATTTGGGGAGAAGGGTTGGGCCTCCCACCCCGTACAAGTCCTCTCTGCCAGGAGTGGGGGACGagcgggcagggcagggagggcagcgGGCACGGCTCAGCTCTGGGGCTCCTCGGGAGCCTCGCACCCCTCTTCCCCGGCGTTGTCGGCCGTCCACAGCGTCAGGTTGTCCCGCAGCAGCTGCATGATGAGGGTGCTGTCTTTGTAGGAGTCCTCGCTGAGGGTGTGCAGGTCAGCCATGGCTTCGTCGAAGGTGGTCTTGGCCAGAGAGATGGCCGCCTCGGGGCTGTTGGCGATCTCATAGTGGAAGACGGAAAAGTTCAGGGCCAGGCCCAAGCGGATGGGGTTGGTGGGCGGCATCTCCTTCTTGCTGATGTCCATGGCATCCTGGTAGGCTGACCGGGCTGAGTCAATGATGCGCTTCTTGTCATCACCGGTGGCCACCTCAGCCAGGTACCGGTAGTAGTCGCCCTTCATTTTCAGGTAGAAGACCCGACTTTCGGCGTCACCGGCCTCCTTGATGAGATGGCTGTCCAGCAAGCCCAACACCGTGTTGCATACGCCCCGGAGCTCTGTCTCCACCTTCTCCCGGTACTCTCGCACCTCCGGGCCCTTCTCTTCTGAGCCCTCCTCGTTGCCCTTCTGCTCGATACTGGTCAGGACTCTCCACGCGGCCCGCTGGCCACCCACCACATTCTTGTAGGCCACTGAGAGCAGGTTGCGCTCTTCGCAGGTTAGCTCCTCACCCTTTTCCACGGCGCTCTTCATGAAGGCTGCCATGTCCTCATAGCGTTCAGCCTGCTCGGCCAACTTGGACTTCTGGATCAGGCTGGCTCTCTCCATGGCTCTGGGGACAGACAGGCGGCAGGTTAACTGGCTGCCTCGGAACAGATGCCGGGTTCTGTGCCTCTTCTGCTCTCGGCCTGCCTTTTGGCTGGAAGGCCAGGCCCacagcagggtggggaggggcagagggcggGACTGGGGCCCCAGACCtgcctcctctcctcttccccaccaCACCCTTTCCGGCTCTTCCTTAAAGGTGAAAGGGCTGGGATGTGGGGTGAGTCATTGGGACAGTCAGCAGGAGAAATCTGGGCGTTGGCCACACCTGCATCGACACCTCTCCAGCCTCCAGGCTGCCCCCTCTTGTTCAGGGTTTCCATTACATTGCCACATGAGGTAGCTGCCCCAGTTTCTCAAATCAGATCCTCCTTAACCGTGTCCTTCCAGGGGCTGAGGATGGCTTCAGCTACCTGACCGCTGTGGGCCTAGGCGGAGCCCATGAAGCCAGGTGCAGGAGGATGGGGTTCCTGATCCTGCCAGGTACATTTCCCCCATTGGTTCAGGTGAGATAACTCATTGTTTAGGTAGGGCTGTAGTTTCCCAAGCACCTTCATACCCGTGATCTATAGTATCTGCTGTGTCTCTGCAAAATGGGCAGGACTGTGACTACTACTCCCACTGCAGAGATGGGAatactaaggctcagagagggatgagatttgctcagggtcacacagctttgGCTTCTCTCCCATCAAGGCTTCTGACTTGTGAGCTCCAGGCTGTATTTAGAAGTAAGATGCAGGCTTCTTCCAGAGTCTACCTGAAATGGTTCCATCCCCCACTCCTCACTCCCCCTCAGGGTCCTGTCCCCTCTGAGCTCCCAAAATGCACAAGCAGCAGCGTTCAGGGTGCCACTTAATGAGGTGTTTAACGATCGGCTTCTGACGCTCCAGCCCAGCCTTTGTAATCAGTCACCCAGTAGGTTTTTGGATACATTCCCCATCACAGCACAATTTTCCCTTTCAAGTTGGTGGCCTGTTGCCACTTGTCTGAGCACTTACCCTCTGGCTCTCCACACCAGGTCACCTCGCCCCTCCAAGCCACCTGCCATCATGCATCAGTGGGGCTCACAGAGGGTGGGGACCCAGCTCACTGACTATCCCACTTTCGTGCCTGACTCAGCCCGCCTTCTGTCAGAGGCTGGGAAGCAGGCCACCTGGGTACTCTGCCCAGTTTGCTTACCCAGGGTGGGGTGCTAGTAACCGGGGAGAGAGACAGGACCGAAAAAAAGGAGGTGGCTGTTACacaggccatttttttttttaaagggctttaaatgcttggctttttatttattctattttttattttatttatttatttatttatttttggctgtgttgggtcttcatttctgtgcgagggctttctctagttgtggcaagcgggggccactcttcatcgcggtgcgcgggcctctcactatcgcggcctctcttgtggagcacaggctccagacacgcaggctcagtagttgtggctcacgggcctagttgctccgcggcatgtgggatcttcccagaccagggctcgaacccgtgtcccctgcattagcaggcagattctcaaccactgcaccaccagggaagcccacacacaggCCATTTTGTTTTACGGGGCAGCAGTCCTAGCTGAGTGCTGCCTTCCCCAGCCTGCCTCTCAGAAGTTTCCCTGCCCCTTCCCGTTGACCATGGCCCCACCCCTGACCCCTGGCAGAGGCCTCAGAGATGGAGACTGCTCTGTTGCCAATCTTCTATCCCTGTTCACTGAGGTGCTATCTTTGTGTCAGCCAAGAATTTCACCTAAAGGTGTTGGCATTGCACCTATGAGGGTGTGTTCCTGCTTATCTGCTCCACCCCTAGCCAAAGCTCAGATGGGACTCAGGGGTGGGGCTCCTCTCTCTGGGATCCAACCAGTTTAATCCTTGAACCAGGACTATTTCACAGGCCTGTCCGTCCCCAGTTCCTCTTGGTGTCTGAAtacccaccctcccctcctggaGGGACTCTGAGGCCAGAACTCTGAGGCCCAAAGATGAGATCTGCCAAGGAAGCAGAAGGGATTTTAGGCTTGCCATCCCGAAGGCTTTGCTTAGATCACTGACACGGAAAACGCTAGAAACAAAATACACTGAAGTACCAATTTACAGAGTATATCTTAAGGTAGTAGGAGTctaagtggggttttttttcttttgattttcctaGTATCTTCAGGTTACCATTGGtgaatgtgtattatttttctatgaCAGACAGAATAGCCTAGTATCtttggaatcagactgcctgggttcagttCTCACAAGCTGCTG
Proteins encoded in this region:
- the SFN gene encoding 14-3-3 protein sigma, which produces MERASLIQKSKLAEQAERYEDMAAFMKSAVEKGEELTCEERNLLSVAYKNVVGGQRAAWRVLTSIEQKGNEEGSEEKGPEVREYREKVETELRGVCNTVLGLLDSHLIKEAGDAESRVFYLKMKGDYYRYLAEVATGDDKKRIIDSARSAYQDAMDISKKEMPPTNPIRLGLALNFSVFHYEIANSPEAAISLAKTTFDEAMADLHTLSEDSYKDSTLIMQLLRDNLTLWTADNAGEEGCEAPEEPQS